Part of the Sphaerochaeta associata genome is shown below.
TCTCGTTGATGTGTTGGATCCTATCATCGAGAATATTGGAAAAGCGTAGAAGCACCGGAAGCTTGAGCCCCCGCTCCTGCAATCCTTTGGCGATGGAGAGCAGGCTGATGGACGATTGCGGAGACTTGTCCTTCAACCTGACCTCGACCTCGCCTGTTTCCGATATATGAAAATAGCCGTTCCCCCAATCATTGATTCGGTACAGCTTCTCGGCATCATGAATGTTCCAGTTCTCCATAGGCTCTCCCTTGTTGCTATTCTCTCATACTATAGCAGAAAAAGGGAGTGATGCACACAGAGCCTAGCATTTCACTGGGGAAGACGTACGAAGTATGGATAAAGCCCTTTGGCATAGTGTCTTTTGCATTAGAATTTACCCTTTTCATAAAACATATTATAAAGATGGAACACACCTTTTACACATCTTGCGTGAGCACTCCGCTTGACAAAACCTTACAAAGAGTGGATTATCTAATTGATATCATTTTAATATCTTTATGAATCACATCGGAGGCGTTCATATGAATGAACCTGTCTATTCCCAAGAGAAAGTATTGAACACAGCTGCACATGGACTGGCATTCCTGTTGATCAACACTGCCCTGATCATTCTCTGCTTCTTTCTCTTCATCTACGGTGTGGCAGCCGACATGCCTACACTCCTGCGCATTCTTGTCCTGACGGCAAGCTCGCTCTATGGTTTTATTGTCGGTCCCGTACTGTACGCCGGACTCAAGATAGTAAAACCCAATGAGGCGTTGGTGCTCACCTTGTTCGGCAAGTACTACGGCACGCTCAAGAAAGAGGGTTTTTTCTGGGTCAATCCGTTTGTCAGTGCCATAAATCCGGCTTCGAGTCCCGACTCTTCAAGTGCAACGGCCAAACCCGAGGTAAAGACTGAGGGCGGGAAAACCACTACGGCCTACACCATCCAGTTCCCCAAGAAGAAAATCTCCCTGAAAGCAATGACGTTGAACAATGACAAGCAGAAAGTCAATGATGCATTGGGCAATCCGATCATCATCGGTGTGGTGGTCATCTGGAAGGTTGTCGATACGGCAAAGGCCGTGTTCAGCGTAGACAACTATGTGGAGTATCTCTCCATCCAGTGTGATTCGGCGCTCCGCAACGTCGTACGCCTGTTTCCCTACGATTCGGATGAGGATGAGGATGAGAAGTCTCTGCGCGGCAGCAGCAAGGAAGTAGCGCAGGACCTGCTGCGTGAACTTCAGTCAAAGGTTGAAGTTGCAGGGCTACAGATCATCGAGGCCAGGATCACCCACCTCTCCTATGCACCGGAGATTGCTGCAGCCATGTTGCAGCGACAGCAGGCATCGGCCATCATTGCTGCACGACAGAAGATTGTGGAAGGTGCTGTCGGCATGGTGGAAATGGCCCTTGAGCAGTTGAACAAGAACGGCGTGGTCACCCTTGATGAAGAGCGCAAGGCTTCGATGGTGAGCAACCTCATGGTTGTGCTGTGCGGCAACCGTGATGTCCAGCCTATTGTAAACAGCGGCTCACTCTATTAATCGAGCGGGAAAGGATGATGACGTATGGATGCAAAGGATAAAGCGAAGAAGCAAGTATTGCTGCGTCTTTCGTCATCACTGTGGGAAGAGTTGGCGAAATGGGCCGATGACGATTTTCGCTCGATCAACGGGCAAATTGAGTACCTTCTCACCGATGCCGTCAAAAAGCGCAGAAACAAGGCATTCGAGGAAGAGCCTATTGAATCGTGAAGCCTTTATGGAAGTTCTCCCCTCATCCACTTCGGGTGAGGGTTTTTCTTGCATCGAAGCGGAGGCGGCATTGCCGCCGCCTCCAATGTATCGATGTATCGATGCTCTCTGCTTCCTACTTGATTACACCCTGTTTCTTGAGTTCATCGATATTCAGCGACTTGGCATACGGTACTTCGAGCTTGCCTTCGTTGACCATCTTGATCACCTGGTCGCGATACGGCGAGGCAAGATTTACACCTGTGATTTTCCAGTTGTTGTCCACCTTTGGGGTGATGGTACCCTGTGCCTTGATGTACTCAACCAGCATGTCGCGGATGGAGTTTGGACTCTCCCAC
Proteins encoded:
- a CDS encoding Arc family DNA-binding protein, producing MDAKDKAKKQVLLRLSSSLWEELAKWADDDFRSINGQIEYLLTDAVKKRRNKAFEEEPIES
- a CDS encoding SPFH domain-containing protein, which codes for MNEPVYSQEKVLNTAAHGLAFLLINTALIILCFFLFIYGVAADMPTLLRILVLTASSLYGFIVGPVLYAGLKIVKPNEALVLTLFGKYYGTLKKEGFFWVNPFVSAINPASSPDSSSATAKPEVKTEGGKTTTAYTIQFPKKKISLKAMTLNNDKQKVNDALGNPIIIGVVVIWKVVDTAKAVFSVDNYVEYLSIQCDSALRNVVRLFPYDSDEDEDEKSLRGSSKEVAQDLLRELQSKVEVAGLQIIEARITHLSYAPEIAAAMLQRQQASAIIAARQKIVEGAVGMVEMALEQLNKNGVVTLDEERKASMVSNLMVVLCGNRDVQPIVNSGSLY